Proteins from a single region of Bdellovibrio bacteriovorus HD100:
- a CDS encoding N-acetyl sugar amidotransferase, with protein MDDTNYKICRKCIMDTSDPNIVFDGSGQCDYCNNFENNIKPNWHTDSRGREELMRLAAKIKKDGEKREFDCIIGLSGGLDSSYAAYVAKEIMGLRPLLFHVDAGWNTDQAVGNIERLVDGLGLDLYTEVINWEEMKDMQTAFLKAQVADQDIPQDTAFFSALYKFAKSHKIKYVLTGGNYSTECCREPEEWGAYPGIDRMLIQDIHSKFGKRKLKSFPIVDVLSYKIFYRYVLGMQVVRPLNLVPYVKKDAEDTLERLFGWKRFQHKHHESRFTRFYEDYWMPRKFGYEKRRAHFSSLIMTGQMTREQALERISKPEMDANFLKTEFEYVANKLDMTVDELQQIFDGKNRTCLDYKNKRFVIGLGSRVMSALGLERRLFR; from the coding sequence ATGGATGATACAAATTATAAAATTTGCCGTAAATGTATTATGGACACTAGTGATCCAAATATCGTTTTTGACGGTAGCGGGCAATGCGACTATTGCAATAACTTCGAAAATAATATCAAGCCGAATTGGCACACAGATTCGCGCGGCCGTGAAGAACTCATGAGGCTTGCTGCGAAAATCAAGAAAGACGGCGAAAAGCGTGAGTTCGACTGCATTATTGGGTTGAGTGGAGGTCTTGATAGTTCCTATGCCGCATACGTAGCTAAAGAGATTATGGGATTGCGTCCTCTGTTATTCCATGTCGACGCTGGTTGGAATACTGATCAGGCTGTTGGTAATATCGAACGCTTGGTAGATGGACTGGGCCTTGATCTTTATACTGAGGTTATTAACTGGGAAGAAATGAAGGATATGCAAACGGCATTCTTGAAGGCACAGGTTGCGGATCAAGATATTCCTCAAGATACGGCATTCTTTTCCGCGTTATATAAATTCGCAAAGTCACATAAAATCAAATACGTCCTGACCGGGGGCAATTATTCAACTGAGTGTTGTAGAGAACCCGAGGAGTGGGGGGCATATCCCGGAATTGATCGTATGCTCATTCAGGATATTCATTCGAAATTTGGGAAAAGAAAATTGAAGTCCTTTCCGATAGTCGATGTTTTATCCTATAAGATCTTCTATCGTTATGTCCTTGGCATGCAGGTTGTAAGACCTTTAAATTTGGTGCCTTATGTGAAGAAGGATGCAGAAGATACACTTGAGCGTCTCTTTGGTTGGAAGCGTTTCCAGCACAAGCACCACGAATCGCGTTTTACACGTTTTTATGAAGACTATTGGATGCCGCGCAAATTTGGTTACGAAAAGAGAAGAGCGCATTTTTCAAGCCTCATCATGACAGGGCAGATGACGCGCGAGCAGGCGTTGGAGCGTATATCTAAGCCGGAAATGGATGCGAACTTCTTAAAGACTGAATTCGAATACGTAGCGAACAAGCTAGATATGACAGTTGATGAGCTCCAGCAAATTTTCGATGGCAAGAATAGAACGTGTCTTGACTATAAGAATAAACGGTTTGTCATTGGGCTTGGGTCCAGAGTTATGAGTGCTTTGGGGTTGGAAAGAAGACTATTCCGATGA
- the hisH gene encoding imidazole glycerol phosphate synthase subunit HisH, which translates to MIKIVDYGLGNIQAFANLYKRLHIPVVVARTADELAGATKIILPGVGAFDHAMARLNESGMREILESLVQKDKVPVLGICVGMQMLANSSDEGVLPGLGWVPGRVREFRNIPGLEGIAQPHMGWNDVKPVVSSGLFKGLETDARFYFLHSFFFECQNPDYSLASANYGLEFSCAVANRNVYGVQFHPEKSHDFGMTLLKNFSEI; encoded by the coding sequence ATGATCAAAATTGTCGATTATGGTCTTGGTAATATTCAGGCCTTTGCCAATTTGTATAAAAGACTCCATATTCCGGTTGTCGTTGCCAGAACCGCTGATGAGCTTGCTGGCGCCACAAAGATTATTCTTCCGGGGGTTGGGGCTTTTGATCATGCAATGGCAAGATTAAATGAATCAGGAATGCGTGAAATACTGGAAAGCTTGGTTCAAAAAGACAAAGTACCGGTGTTAGGAATTTGCGTCGGAATGCAAATGCTTGCTAACTCCAGCGACGAGGGTGTCTTGCCGGGTTTAGGTTGGGTCCCAGGTCGTGTTAGAGAATTTCGGAATATTCCAGGTTTAGAGGGGATCGCCCAACCTCATATGGGTTGGAACGATGTTAAGCCTGTTGTTAGCTCGGGTCTTTTTAAGGGACTGGAGACTGATGCTCGTTTCTATTTTCTTCATTCGTTCTTTTTTGAATGCCAAAATCCGGATTACTCTCTAGCTAGCGCAAACTATGGTTTGGAATTCAGCTGTGCAGTGGCTAATCGCAACGTCTATGGTGTTCAATTTCACCCTGAAAAAAGTCACGACTTCGGAATGACGCTGTTGAAGAACTTTTCGGAGATTTAG
- a CDS encoding AglZ/HisF2 family acetamidino modification protein, whose amino-acid sequence MLRPRIIPCLLVKDGGLVKTVKFKDPKYVGDPINAVKIFNEKRADELIVVDIDATVNGVEPNYKMISNLAMECRMPLCYGGGVRTAAQAKKIVSLGVEKVAISAAALENMSLITQMAEEIGRQSVVVVLDVKKRLLGRTFDVWTHNGTKNTKREFIEVAKEAEQLGAGEIVVNSIDDDGKMSGYDVALIKKLRESVKIPVTVLGGAGSLDDISKVIEECGTVGVAAGSLFVFKGPYKAVLINYPDLRQKDEMIKSALRR is encoded by the coding sequence ATGTTAAGACCACGTATAATTCCGTGCCTCCTAGTTAAGGATGGCGGTCTAGTTAAAACGGTAAAATTCAAGGATCCTAAATATGTGGGCGATCCGATTAATGCTGTTAAAATATTTAATGAAAAGCGTGCTGATGAGCTGATTGTTGTGGACATTGATGCAACAGTTAATGGCGTCGAGCCAAATTATAAAATGATCAGTAATCTGGCTATGGAATGCCGTATGCCGCTATGTTATGGCGGTGGAGTTCGAACAGCCGCTCAAGCGAAGAAGATTGTGTCATTGGGAGTAGAGAAGGTCGCAATCAGTGCGGCGGCTCTTGAAAATATGAGTCTTATCACTCAGATGGCCGAGGAAATCGGACGCCAGAGTGTTGTTGTCGTCTTAGACGTAAAAAAGCGGTTGTTAGGGCGTACATTTGATGTTTGGACTCACAATGGCACTAAGAATACAAAGCGCGAGTTTATTGAGGTAGCTAAAGAGGCAGAGCAGCTTGGAGCGGGAGAGATAGTCGTTAACTCAATTGACGACGATGGTAAAATGTCTGGCTACGATGTCGCTCTTATTAAAAAGCTGCGTGAGTCGGTGAAAATTCCGGTTACAGTTCTTGGGGGGGCGGGTTCCCTCGATGATATTTCTAAAGTTATTGAGGAATGCGGTACTGTTGGCGTGGCTGCAGGAAGTTTGTTTGTCTTCAAGGGGCCCTATAAGGCTGTTCTGATCAATTACCCGGATTTGCGTCAGAAGGATGAAATGATCAAAAGCGCATTGCGCAGGTAA
- a CDS encoding polysaccharide biosynthesis protein, with product MASYFNGKTLLITGGTGSFGNAVLNRFLKTDIKEIRIFSRDEKKQDDLRKKYRSEKLKFYIGDVRDSRSIENACRGVDFIFHAAALKQVPSCEFHPMEAVKTNVNGTENVLEAAIHAKVKKVVCLSTDKAVYPINAMGISKAMMEKVMVAKSRGLNDSEIVISGTRYGNVMASRGSVIPLFVDQIRAGKSITVTDPNMTRFMMTLEDAVDLVLYAFENAKNGDIFVQKAPAATVEVLARALMDLLGSGGHKIDVIGTRHGEKLYETLLSREEMASAEDLGGYYRVPPDLRDLNYGKYVDQGEVAITKSEDYNSHNTERLDVAGMKELLLKLEFIRAIKDGRSVNPED from the coding sequence ATGGCTTCGTATTTTAACGGTAAAACATTGTTGATCACTGGCGGAACAGGCTCTTTTGGGAATGCTGTTCTTAATAGATTCTTAAAGACTGACATTAAGGAAATTCGCATTTTTAGCCGGGACGAGAAGAAACAGGATGATCTTCGTAAAAAGTATCGCAGTGAAAAATTGAAATTTTATATCGGTGATGTTCGTGATTCTCGCAGTATTGAGAATGCTTGTCGTGGAGTAGATTTCATCTTTCACGCGGCCGCTTTAAAGCAGGTGCCGTCTTGTGAGTTTCACCCTATGGAAGCGGTTAAAACCAACGTCAATGGGACGGAAAACGTTCTTGAGGCTGCCATTCATGCCAAAGTGAAGAAGGTCGTGTGCTTGAGTACCGACAAAGCAGTGTATCCCATTAACGCCATGGGCATCTCCAAAGCCATGATGGAAAAAGTGATGGTTGCGAAATCCCGTGGATTGAATGATTCTGAAATTGTGATCTCCGGGACCCGCTATGGGAATGTGATGGCTTCACGTGGATCAGTGATTCCGTTGTTTGTGGATCAGATTCGCGCTGGTAAATCGATCACGGTGACAGATCCTAACATGACTCGATTCATGATGACTCTGGAAGATGCTGTTGATTTGGTTTTATACGCTTTCGAAAATGCAAAGAACGGGGATATTTTTGTTCAAAAGGCTCCGGCGGCTACTGTTGAAGTGTTGGCTAGGGCATTGATGGACTTGTTGGGATCCGGTGGTCATAAGATTGATGTGATCGGAACTCGTCATGGCGAAAAGCTCTATGAAACTTTGTTAAGTAGAGAGGAAATGGCTTCAGCGGAAGACCTGGGGGGATACTACCGCGTTCCACCTGATCTCCGTGATTTGAATTATGGAAAGTATGTTGATCAAGGTGAAGTCGCTATCACTAAATCCGAGGATTACAATTCGCATAATACAGAACGTCTTGATGTCGCTGGGATGAAAGAGCTTTTGCTTAAGCTTGAATTCATTCGTGCTATTAAAGATGGACGCTCGGTAAATCCGGAGGATTAG
- the wbjC gene encoding UDP-2-acetamido-2,6-beta-L-arabino-hexul-4-ose reductase — translation MKVLITGSQGFLGKNLIVRLRELKKYEIVEFNRENTVADLPKLVGGADFVFHLAGVNRPQNDLEFKAGNADLTQELCRVLKETGKSIPVVYASSIQAELENAYGQSKKAAEDFLLELTGKLPVSIYRLPNIFGKWSRPNYNSAVATFCHNISQGLPIAINNPDAAVTLVYVDDVVSQFLTHLEGPDAKELFPAIAPTYKVTVGELARQIEAFKESRSSLVTEAVGAGLVRALHATYLSFLKPDQFAYSVPRYGDNRGVFVEMLKTKDSGQFSFFTAHPGITRGGHYHHSKTEKFLVLKGKARYRFRHIVTKEFYELDVDAVDSKIVETIPGWSHDITNIGNEELVVMLWANEIFDRAKPDTVAHEV, via the coding sequence ATGAAGGTTCTGATCACGGGTTCCCAAGGATTTCTGGGCAAGAATCTGATCGTTCGACTTCGGGAGCTTAAAAAGTACGAGATTGTTGAGTTTAATCGTGAAAATACGGTTGCTGATCTTCCGAAGCTTGTTGGCGGGGCAGATTTTGTATTCCATTTGGCAGGAGTAAATCGCCCTCAGAATGATTTGGAATTCAAGGCAGGGAACGCGGACCTTACTCAAGAGTTATGCAGGGTTTTGAAGGAAACTGGAAAATCAATTCCTGTGGTTTATGCCTCTTCCATTCAAGCAGAGCTAGAGAATGCTTATGGGCAGTCAAAAAAGGCGGCAGAAGATTTTCTGCTTGAACTGACAGGCAAGCTTCCTGTTTCAATCTATAGATTGCCGAATATTTTCGGAAAGTGGAGTCGGCCTAATTATAATTCAGCTGTAGCCACTTTTTGCCATAATATTTCCCAAGGTTTGCCGATTGCAATTAACAATCCAGACGCGGCTGTGACACTTGTCTACGTCGATGATGTGGTATCTCAGTTTTTGACTCACTTGGAAGGTCCCGATGCCAAGGAGTTGTTCCCGGCCATTGCTCCTACCTACAAAGTGACAGTTGGGGAGCTCGCGAGGCAGATCGAAGCATTTAAGGAAAGCCGAAGTAGTCTGGTAACAGAGGCTGTTGGGGCTGGGCTGGTTCGGGCTCTTCATGCTACTTATCTTAGCTTTTTGAAGCCGGATCAGTTTGCCTACTCTGTGCCTCGGTACGGTGATAATCGCGGTGTGTTTGTTGAAATGCTTAAAACAAAAGATTCTGGTCAGTTTTCCTTCTTTACTGCGCATCCTGGTATTACGCGTGGTGGACACTATCATCACAGTAAGACTGAGAAGTTTTTGGTTTTGAAAGGGAAAGCTCGTTATCGTTTCCGTCACATTGTCACTAAAGAGTTCTACGAGCTTGATGTGGATGCTGTGGATTCGAAGATTGTGGAGACTATTCCTGGCTGGTCTCATGACATTACCAATATTGGCAACGAAGAGTTGGTAGTTATGTTATGGGCCAATGAGATTTTTGATCGCGCAAAACCTGATACGGTAGCGCACGAGGTTTAG
- the wecB gene encoding non-hydrolyzing UDP-N-acetylglucosamine 2-epimerase yields the protein MKKMKVMTVLGTRPEIIRLSRVLAKLDQHCEHKIVHTGQNYDFELNEIFFQDLGVRKPDFFLNAAGESATETIGNIIKTVDKVMGEFLPEAVLVLGDTNSCLSVIAAKRRKVPIFHMEAGNRCFDQRVPEETNRKIVDHTADINLTYSSIAREYLLREGLPPDRVIKTGSPMFEVLTHYRKQIDSSDVLSRLGLKSGQYFVVSAHREENIESDVNFDKLVESLNLVAETFDIPVVVSTHPRTQNRIDKRGSKFHSNVRLLKPLGFSDYNHLQLHARAVLSDSGTITEESSIMNFPALNIREAHERPEGFEEASVMMVGLDKIRIMQALRILETQPRADDRLLRQVADYSMPNVSDKVVRIIQSYTDYVNRVVWRK from the coding sequence TTGAAGAAAATGAAAGTAATGACAGTTTTAGGTACCAGACCTGAGATTATTCGGTTGTCCCGGGTTTTGGCTAAATTAGATCAACACTGTGAACATAAAATAGTCCACACAGGTCAAAATTATGATTTTGAATTGAACGAGATTTTCTTTCAGGACCTCGGTGTGCGAAAGCCGGATTTCTTCTTGAATGCAGCGGGAGAATCTGCGACCGAAACAATTGGTAATATCATCAAAACCGTAGATAAAGTTATGGGTGAATTTCTGCCCGAGGCAGTGCTAGTTTTGGGCGATACTAACAGTTGTCTATCTGTGATCGCGGCAAAACGTCGGAAAGTTCCTATTTTTCATATGGAAGCAGGCAATCGATGTTTTGATCAAAGAGTTCCTGAAGAGACCAATAGAAAGATCGTAGATCATACGGCCGATATCAATCTGACTTATAGCTCGATTGCGCGAGAATACCTCTTGCGCGAAGGACTGCCGCCTGATCGTGTGATTAAGACTGGCAGCCCCATGTTTGAAGTGCTTACTCATTATCGAAAACAGATTGACTCCTCAGATGTACTATCCCGACTTGGATTGAAGTCTGGGCAGTACTTTGTGGTCAGCGCTCACCGTGAAGAGAATATTGAGTCCGATGTAAACTTTGATAAATTGGTGGAATCTCTCAATCTTGTAGCTGAAACATTCGATATCCCTGTGGTAGTGAGCACTCATCCGAGAACTCAGAACCGCATCGACAAAAGGGGAAGTAAGTTCCATTCCAATGTCAGATTGCTGAAGCCTCTTGGATTTAGTGATTACAATCATCTTCAGCTTCATGCGCGAGCAGTTCTTTCTGATAGTGGTACTATCACTGAAGAATCTTCTATCATGAATTTCCCTGCGCTGAATATCCGGGAAGCGCATGAACGTCCTGAAGGATTTGAAGAGGCTTCGGTGATGATGGTGGGGTTGGATAAAATCCGCATTATGCAGGCATTGCGGATTCTTGAAACACAACCTCGCGCGGATGATCGATTGTTGCGACAGGTGGCGGATTATTCGATGCCAAACGTATCAGACAAGGTGGTTCGAATTATTCAGAGCTATACAGATTATGTGAATAGGGTTGTTTGGCGTAAATAA
- a CDS encoding glycosyltransferase family 4 protein, with protein sequence MNILIVTQYFFPETFIINDLVVEMEKQGHNVTVLTGKPNYPDGKIFSGYKASGVVREKYAEDVEIVRVPLRPRGAGGAKNLILNYLSFVLFGCLLGPWLLRKKKFDVSFVFVPSPITGAFPAMVLKGLTGTPIALWVLDLWPQSLVVTKFVKNPVLLKAVEAMVWFIYRCCDSVLVQSKSFIEPVKKIDSKCTPIYYPNSFKKMSIDPTLTLPLDAENALKKHFSVVFAGNIGKAQSVETIVAAAKLLQDLPDLKIVFVGSGSMLSWIQDKIKIDGLSNIQCLGRFDISYIPLIYAQSSALLLTLNADEILKYTLPWKTQSYMAAGKPIIGAIDGEGARTILEAECGLCGPAEDAQALADNIRRMYVMDPLELEAMGNRGKKYYEDNFEMTTQTTRLINILRTTK encoded by the coding sequence ATGAATATTCTGATTGTTACACAGTACTTTTTTCCGGAGACCTTCATTATCAATGACTTGGTTGTTGAGATGGAAAAGCAAGGTCACAATGTGACAGTCTTGACCGGGAAGCCAAATTATCCAGATGGTAAGATATTCTCTGGTTATAAAGCGTCTGGTGTGGTTCGCGAAAAGTATGCTGAGGATGTTGAGATTGTTCGTGTTCCCCTGAGACCAAGGGGGGCGGGGGGCGCAAAGAATCTTATTCTAAATTATTTGTCCTTCGTCTTGTTTGGATGTTTGTTGGGGCCGTGGTTGCTCCGTAAGAAGAAGTTTGATGTGTCATTTGTATTCGTACCTTCGCCAATTACCGGCGCTTTTCCTGCGATGGTACTAAAAGGGCTGACAGGGACGCCAATTGCTTTGTGGGTTTTGGATTTATGGCCGCAAAGTCTGGTTGTTACTAAGTTTGTAAAGAATCCCGTTCTGCTGAAGGCCGTGGAGGCAATGGTTTGGTTTATTTACCGCTGCTGCGACTCGGTTCTTGTTCAATCTAAATCTTTCATTGAACCGGTTAAGAAAATAGACAGTAAATGTACTCCAATTTATTATCCTAATTCTTTTAAGAAGATGTCCATTGATCCTACTTTGACTCTGCCTTTGGATGCGGAGAATGCTTTGAAGAAGCACTTTTCTGTGGTCTTTGCCGGCAATATCGGTAAAGCACAATCCGTCGAAACTATTGTTGCGGCAGCCAAATTGCTCCAGGATCTGCCTGATTTGAAAATTGTTTTCGTGGGCAGCGGTAGCATGTTGTCTTGGATTCAAGATAAGATCAAGATTGACGGTCTTTCAAATATTCAGTGCTTGGGACGGTTCGATATTTCTTACATTCCCCTTATCTACGCTCAGTCCAGTGCGCTATTGTTGACTCTTAATGCGGATGAAATTTTGAAATACACTCTTCCTTGGAAGACTCAATCATATATGGCAGCGGGAAAGCCCATTATTGGTGCAATCGATGGTGAAGGTGCTAGGACTATATTAGAGGCAGAATGCGGCCTGTGTGGGCCGGCTGAGGATGCTCAGGCGCTTGCCGACAATATTCGCAGAATGTATGTAATGGATCCATTAGAGCTAGAGGCCATGGGAAATCGCGGCAAAAAGTACTACGAGGATAACTTTGAAATGACGACGCAAACCACTCGGTTGATAAATATTTTAAGAACAACTAAGTAA
- a CDS encoding NAD-dependent epimerase/dehydratase family protein, whose product MIKVLLTGASGFVGSNFLQRHGKEFAITTVSLKSSSPEALNLSSYDCILHCAALVHQMQGAPEEQYFTINYELTKKLADTAKRAGVHHFIYISTAHVFGDSGDLYQHDKRLNEKSPCHPHDPYGKSKLAAEEYLQSISSEAFTVSIVRPPMVYGRGAKGNILSLIKLVKKAPFIPLGYRENARSIVSVGNLCHYLSLVIKKRAAGVFLPQDREPISIGALVESIALALGVKRIIFTPPQILLKILFLLTPKISLRLFGTLAMNSAEGDKIIGYNAPLSTQEGLAEMIQN is encoded by the coding sequence ATGATTAAGGTCTTGTTAACTGGCGCATCTGGCTTTGTTGGCAGCAATTTTCTGCAACGTCATGGCAAAGAGTTCGCTATCACCACGGTAAGCTTAAAATCATCTTCCCCTGAAGCGCTGAACCTTAGCTCCTATGATTGTATTCTTCACTGCGCAGCTCTCGTGCACCAGATGCAAGGTGCTCCAGAGGAACAATATTTTACAATCAATTACGAATTGACAAAAAAACTGGCCGACACGGCCAAAAGAGCCGGAGTTCATCACTTTATTTACATAAGTACGGCGCACGTGTTTGGAGACTCAGGAGACTTGTACCAACACGACAAAAGACTCAATGAAAAGTCACCATGTCACCCTCATGACCCTTACGGCAAAAGTAAACTTGCGGCAGAAGAATACCTACAATCTATTTCCAGCGAAGCATTTACAGTTTCAATTGTAAGGCCGCCAATGGTTTATGGTAGAGGCGCCAAAGGAAATATACTCAGCCTTATCAAGTTAGTAAAAAAGGCCCCCTTTATTCCTTTAGGATACAGGGAAAATGCCAGGAGCATTGTTTCCGTAGGAAATCTTTGCCACTACCTATCGCTAGTTATCAAAAAAAGAGCCGCAGGAGTCTTCCTTCCGCAAGATAGAGAACCTATCTCCATTGGAGCCCTGGTCGAATCTATTGCGCTTGCTTTGGGAGTGAAACGTATTATCTTCACACCACCCCAGATACTGCTGAAAATTCTTTTCCTTTTAACACCTAAAATCTCACTACGTCTTTTTGGAACTCTTGCCATGAACAGCGCAGAAGGCGACAAAATCATTGGATACAATGCACCTTTGTCTACCCAGGAGGGACTGGCTGAGATGATTCAGAACTGA
- a CDS encoding sugar transferase, with product MIKRIFDLALCIIAFAIFGIPLLLVYAAVKLTSKGPALHWSKRVGRDNKIFLMPKFRSMMVDTPQVATHLLADPKKYLTPIGGLIRKTSLDELPQLLSVLTGDMSFVGPRPALFNQDDLVALRTQYGVEKLKPGITGWAQVNGRDELPIPVKVEFDKYYLDNKSITLDIKILFMTVLKVMRSDGVSH from the coding sequence ATGATCAAACGTATCTTCGACCTTGCTCTTTGTATTATTGCTTTCGCAATTTTTGGAATCCCACTGCTGCTCGTCTATGCAGCGGTCAAATTAACCTCAAAAGGCCCCGCCCTTCACTGGTCCAAACGAGTGGGGCGTGACAATAAGATTTTCCTTATGCCCAAATTTCGCTCCATGATGGTGGACACCCCCCAAGTAGCTACGCACCTGTTAGCAGATCCTAAAAAGTATCTGACACCCATTGGTGGGCTGATCCGAAAAACAAGCTTGGACGAATTGCCCCAGCTTTTATCGGTCCTTACTGGCGACATGAGCTTCGTAGGGCCAAGACCGGCCCTATTCAATCAGGATGACTTGGTTGCCCTGCGCACCCAGTATGGAGTTGAAAAACTAAAGCCAGGGATCACTGGATGGGCCCAAGTAAATGGACGCGATGAGCTGCCTATTCCAGTTAAAGTTGAGTTCGATAAATACTATCTGGACAACAAATCCATTACCTTAGACATCAAAATTCTGTTCATGACAGTTCTTAAGGTAATGCGCAGTGACGGAGTTAGCCACTAA
- a CDS encoding PglD-related sugar-binding protein: MTKTPIIVIGAGGHSKVASEIISSSSWEIIAYIDEGSTSATFLGKPVFKTLALTQSSHPTVRHAFVAIGDNVARSRWSSILLENDYTIPHFTHPSASVSPSAELSQGVLVCAMAVVGPSAKVGDGTIVNCGAIVDHDSTVGRFTHLSQGVVIAGGAQVGSNSLVGPGSIIEKLAVVPGNTALPSATVVETARK; encoded by the coding sequence ATGACTAAGACACCCATCATCGTTATTGGGGCTGGCGGACACTCCAAAGTAGCATCTGAAATCATCTCTAGTAGCAGCTGGGAGATCATCGCCTATATTGACGAAGGCAGCACCTCCGCCACTTTCCTAGGAAAGCCCGTCTTTAAAACCCTAGCACTGACCCAGAGCTCCCACCCTACCGTACGCCATGCATTTGTTGCTATCGGTGACAACGTTGCTCGATCTCGTTGGTCCAGTATTCTTCTTGAAAATGACTACACAATTCCTCACTTTACTCACCCTTCAGCCTCCGTTTCTCCAAGTGCCGAACTGTCTCAAGGTGTTTTAGTGTGCGCCATGGCTGTCGTTGGCCCCTCCGCCAAAGTAGGTGACGGCACCATCGTCAATTGTGGGGCAATCGTTGACCATGATTCGACAGTAGGAAGGTTCACTCACTTGAGCCAAGGGGTGGTGATCGCCGGGGGAGCCCAAGTTGGCTCAAACTCTCTAGTTGGTCCCGGTAGCATCATTGAAAAACTCGCCGTTGTTCCCGGGAACACAGCCTTACCATCGGCGACTGTAGTTGAAACGGCGCGCAAATAG